ACGTAGGCCACGATCTTGATGTCGGCCGGGTCGTAGCCGAGGAAGCGCACCCGTTCCTCCTGATCGCGCACGGCGACCAGGAGTTCGCCGTAGCGGCTGTGCATGAGCTGGCGCACGATGGCCACCACCACCAGCAGCGCGCCCGCGGCGAGGAAGAACAGCATCCGCCGGTTGGCCGGGTCCGACAGTTTGAACCCGAAGAACGCCCGGAAGTCGGACAGGCCGGTGAAGCCGCCCAGCGCCTGCTGCCCGGTGAGCAGGATCGCCAGCGCGGCGGCCAGTGCCTGGCTGAGGATCGCGAAGTACGCGCCCTTGACCCGGCGCTTGAACACGCCGTAGCCGAGCACCGCCGCCACCAGGGCGGGCAGCACCAGGATCGCCAGGATCGCCACCGGCGCGGAGGCGAAGGGCTGCCAGAAGGTCGGCAGCTCGCGGATACCCGCGATCTCCATGAACTCCGGCACGTCGTTGCCCAGCCGGGCGGCGTCGGCCATCTGCAGGTGCATCGCCATGATGTAGGCGCCGATGCCGAAGAACACGCCCTGGCCGAGGGTCAGCATGCCGCCGCGCCCCCAGGCCAGCCCGATGCCGGCCGCCACGATGGCGAAGCACAGGAACTTCGCCAGCAGGTTCAGCCGGAAATCGCTGAGCACCGCGGGTGCCACCGCGAACAACAGGATCGCGGCGACGGCGAACCCGGCGAGCGCGGTGAGCGAGGAGCGCTCCCGCCACGACCCGATCAGCGTCGTCATGCCAAACTCCTTGTCCGAACGGTGAACAGACCCTGCGGGCGGACCTGCAGCACGATCACGATGATCACGAAGACGATCACCTTGGCGATCGAGGCGGTGGTCTCGTACTCGATGTAGGAATTGAGCAGGCCCAGCGCGAACGCCGCGATCACGGTGCCCTTGATCTGGCCGAGGCCGCCGATCACCACCACCAGGAAGGCGTCGATGAGGTAGCTCTGCCCGATCGTGGGGCTGGTCGAGCCGATCAACGTCAGCGCCACCCCGGCGACCCCGGCCAGGCCGGAGCCGATGAAGAAGGTGCTGATGTCGGTGAAGCGGCTGGAGATACCGCTGGTCTCGGCCAGGCCGCGGTTCTGCACCACGGCCCGGATCCGCCTGCCCAGCGGCGTCGCCTTGAGCACCGCGGCCAGCGCGGCGACCGCGACCACCGCGAGCACCAGGATGAAGATGCGGGTCTTGGGGACGACGGCGCCCAGGATCGTGACGCCGCCGCCGAGCCATTCCGGTGCCAGCACGTTCTTGGCCGGGGCACCGAAGACGTCGCGGGCCAGCTGCTGCAACACCAGGCCCACACCGAATGTCACCAGCAGCGTGTCCAGCGGCCGGTCGTACATCCAGCGGATCAACCCCATCTCCAGCACCGCGCCCAGCGCGCCGCCGACCAGGAACCCGATCACCAGGGCGACGATCAGCGACACCCCGGCGTCCGAGATCACCTTCTGCACGACGTAGGTCGTGTAGCAGCCGGCCATGATGAATTCGCCGTGGGCCATGTTGATCACGCCCATCTGGCCGAAGGTCAGCGACAGGCCGAGCGCGGCGAGCAGCA
This sequence is a window from Nocardia farcinica. Protein-coding genes within it:
- the urtC gene encoding urea ABC transporter permease subunit UrtC; amino-acid sequence: MTTLIGSWRERSSLTALAGFAVAAILLFAVAPAVLSDFRLNLLAKFLCFAIVAAGIGLAWGRGGMLTLGQGVFFGIGAYIMAMHLQMADAARLGNDVPEFMEIAGIRELPTFWQPFASAPVAILAILVLPALVAAVLGYGVFKRRVKGAYFAILSQALAAALAILLTGQQALGGFTGLSDFRAFFGFKLSDPANRRMLFFLAAGALLVVVAIVRQLMHSRYGELLVAVRDQEERVRFLGYDPADIKIVAYVVAAFFAGIAGALFTPIVGIISPADIGVVPSIAFLIGVAIGGRTTLLGPVLGAIGVAWAQTTLSEQFPSGWTYLQGVLFIVVVGFIPAGLAGVWPMLKARFGSRTAAPPSPPPVPAAAPAVDEAEKVESR
- the urtB gene encoding urea ABC transporter permease subunit UrtB; the encoded protein is MDVLVGQLFTGLSLGSILLLAALGLSLTFGQMGVINMAHGEFIMAGCYTTYVVQKVISDAGVSLIVALVIGFLVGGALGAVLEMGLIRWMYDRPLDTLLVTFGVGLVLQQLARDVFGAPAKNVLAPEWLGGGVTILGAVVPKTRIFILVLAVVAVAALAAVLKATPLGRRIRAVVQNRGLAETSGISSRFTDISTFFIGSGLAGVAGVALTLIGSTSPTIGQSYLIDAFLVVVIGGLGQIKGTVIAAFALGLLNSYIEYETTASIAKVIVFVIIVIVLQVRPQGLFTVRTRSLA